In a single window of the Amycolatopsis sp. cg5 genome:
- a CDS encoding aminobutyraldehyde dehydrogenase, whose amino-acid sequence MAESFAITNPASGELIEEIQLAEAADVDAAVRKAREAQREWARTSPGERAAVLLKVASLLEERADDFALTETRQCGKPIRLSKEFDVPGTIDNAAFFAGAVRTLEGKASGEYSADHTSTIRREAVGVIGSIAPWNYPLNMAGWKVFPALAAGNAVVIKPAEITPLTTVMLAQAFADAGLPDGLLTVLIGRGRDVGEALVSHEGVDMVSFTGSTAVGRRIAELAARAPKRVHLELGGKAPFLVFDDASLEAAVHGAVAGALLNGGQDCTAATRAYVQRPLFDAFVEGVAEVMRSVKMGNPEDPATDLGSLVSATQAERVHGFVGRALDQGAKAVVGGGAPRGAFYEPTLIVGAAHESEIVQDEVFGPVLAAVPFDSDDQGLALANDTRYGLAASAWTSDVFRAGRAGREIAAGCVWINDHIPIVSEMPHGGMKASGYGKDMSSYALEEYTVVKHVMSENTGVARKSWHRTVFSHG is encoded by the coding sequence ATGGCCGAGTCTTTCGCGATCACCAACCCTGCCAGCGGAGAGCTGATCGAAGAGATCCAGCTCGCCGAAGCCGCCGACGTCGATGCCGCCGTCCGAAAAGCCCGCGAAGCGCAGCGCGAGTGGGCCCGCACCTCGCCGGGCGAACGCGCGGCGGTGCTGTTGAAGGTCGCGAGCCTCCTGGAGGAGCGCGCCGACGACTTCGCGCTGACCGAGACCAGGCAGTGCGGGAAGCCGATCAGGCTGTCGAAGGAGTTCGACGTCCCCGGCACGATCGACAACGCCGCGTTCTTCGCAGGCGCGGTCCGCACGCTGGAGGGCAAGGCGTCCGGCGAGTACTCGGCCGACCACACCTCGACGATCCGCCGCGAGGCGGTCGGCGTGATCGGCTCGATCGCGCCGTGGAACTACCCGCTGAACATGGCGGGCTGGAAGGTCTTCCCCGCGCTCGCCGCGGGCAACGCGGTGGTCATCAAGCCTGCCGAGATCACCCCGCTGACCACGGTCATGCTGGCGCAAGCGTTTGCCGACGCCGGACTGCCCGACGGGCTGCTCACCGTCCTCATCGGACGCGGCCGCGACGTCGGCGAGGCGCTGGTGAGCCACGAGGGCGTCGACATGGTGTCGTTCACCGGCTCGACCGCGGTCGGCAGGCGGATCGCCGAGCTGGCCGCCCGCGCGCCGAAACGGGTCCACCTGGAGCTGGGCGGCAAGGCCCCGTTCCTCGTCTTCGACGACGCGAGCCTCGAAGCCGCGGTGCACGGCGCCGTCGCGGGCGCGCTGCTCAACGGCGGCCAGGACTGCACCGCGGCCACCCGCGCGTACGTCCAGCGCCCGCTGTTCGACGCCTTCGTCGAAGGTGTCGCCGAGGTGATGCGGTCGGTCAAGATGGGCAACCCCGAGGACCCGGCCACCGACCTGGGCTCGCTCGTGTCGGCCACTCAGGCCGAGCGGGTGCACGGGTTCGTCGGCCGCGCGCTCGACCAGGGCGCGAAGGCGGTCGTCGGCGGCGGCGCCCCGCGTGGCGCGTTCTACGAGCCGACGCTCATCGTCGGCGCCGCGCACGAGTCCGAGATCGTGCAGGACGAGGTGTTCGGGCCGGTGCTCGCCGCGGTGCCGTTCGATTCCGACGACCAGGGGCTCGCGCTGGCGAACGACACCCGATACGGTCTGGCGGCTTCCGCCTGGACCAGCGACGTGTTCCGCGCGGGGCGGGCCGGCAGGGAGATCGCCGCGGGCTGCGTCTGGATCAACGATCACATCCCGATCGTGAGCGAGATGCCGCACGGCGGGATGAAGGCGTCCGGGTACGGCAAGGACATGTCGTCCTACGCGTTGGAGGAGTACACCGTCGTGAAACACGTGATGAGCGAGAACACCGGCGTCGCACGCAAGTCATGGCATCGGACGGTGTTCTCCCATGGCTGA
- a CDS encoding helicase, protein MSNQGYEQELGSERAHLSFLYAHLEAAREAAARRATDAVSLWERDVAVRFTEQEVRRLKGADDGLCFGRLDERTGERRYIGRIGLFEDDYEPLLLDWRAPAARPFYCATGANPEGMRRRRQFHTIGRRLVEFTDELLEGETDVDGTALHAALDAPRDGVMRDIVATIQAEQDEIIRLEHPGVVVIEGGPGTGKTAVALHRVAYLLYTKRNLLARSGVLVIGPNPRFLGYIDRVLPSLGETDVVFATPADLFPGLRPTAEETPEAREIKGSSAMVHVLREAIADRQRLPERPIMVELDDVTVPVDAELVRPALRRARATGLPHNEARSHFWSWLEEAFVERAVDMIGENWLLPDEWLRNDLVQDVTAELVAGRLLERAVDQMWPQLSPYQLLRDLFTSPERLDVAAPFLRDALYRADGEAWTISDVALLDEATELLGQHTTRDLVDEREFAEGVLEILNMEDDDGETLRAEDVLTASELAERHGERDTRALAERAASDRDWTYGHVVVDEAQELSEMDWRMLMRRCPRRSFTIVGDLAQRESPAGARDWGDMLAPHVHDRWEYRALTTNYRTPAEIMAVAAEVLAEVDPAARPPRSVRAKGIRPWARQVSDLGAAVARAVRETSGSVAVIAPAGVDVGLPTMTPRESKGLEFDSVIVVEPAQIGSASDLYVALTRATQRLGVVHTGPLPATLRGLEPRHDMVPGRWAW, encoded by the coding sequence TTGTCAAATCAGGGGTACGAGCAGGAATTGGGTTCCGAGCGCGCACACTTGTCCTTCCTCTACGCGCACCTGGAAGCGGCGAGGGAGGCGGCCGCCCGGCGGGCGACCGACGCCGTTTCGCTGTGGGAGCGCGATGTCGCGGTCAGGTTCACCGAGCAGGAGGTGCGGCGGCTGAAGGGCGCGGACGACGGCCTGTGCTTCGGCAGGCTGGACGAGCGGACCGGCGAGCGCCGATATATCGGGCGAATCGGACTGTTCGAAGACGACTACGAGCCATTGCTGCTCGATTGGCGTGCGCCTGCCGCGCGGCCGTTCTATTGCGCGACCGGGGCGAATCCGGAGGGGATGCGCAGGCGACGGCAGTTCCACACCATCGGCAGGCGGCTGGTCGAATTCACCGACGAGTTGCTCGAAGGGGAAACGGACGTCGACGGCACCGCGTTGCACGCCGCGCTCGACGCGCCACGCGACGGCGTAATGCGAGACATCGTCGCGACCATTCAGGCCGAGCAGGACGAGATCATCCGGCTGGAGCATCCCGGGGTCGTCGTGATCGAGGGCGGCCCCGGCACCGGCAAGACCGCGGTCGCGCTGCACCGCGTCGCGTATTTGCTGTACACCAAGCGAAATCTGCTCGCGCGCAGTGGCGTGCTGGTGATCGGGCCGAACCCCCGGTTCCTCGGCTACATCGATCGGGTGCTGCCGTCGCTCGGCGAGACGGACGTGGTCTTCGCGACGCCTGCCGACCTGTTCCCCGGCCTGCGACCCACCGCCGAGGAAACCCCGGAGGCCAGGGAGATCAAGGGTTCGTCGGCGATGGTCCACGTGCTGCGCGAGGCGATCGCGGACCGGCAGCGGCTGCCGGAGCGGCCGATCATGGTCGAACTCGACGACGTCACGGTGCCCGTCGACGCCGAACTCGTGCGGCCCGCGCTGCGCCGCGCGCGGGCGACCGGCCTGCCGCACAACGAAGCCCGCAGCCACTTCTGGTCGTGGCTGGAGGAGGCGTTCGTCGAGCGTGCCGTCGACATGATCGGCGAAAACTGGCTGTTGCCCGATGAATGGCTGCGCAACGACCTCGTCCAGGACGTCACGGCCGAACTGGTCGCGGGCAGGCTGCTCGAACGGGCCGTCGACCAGATGTGGCCGCAGCTGTCCCCGTACCAACTGCTCAGGGACCTGTTCACCTCGCCGGAGCGGCTCGACGTGGCCGCACCGTTCCTGCGCGACGCGTTGTACCGGGCCGACGGCGAGGCCTGGACCATTTCGGACGTGGCGCTGCTCGACGAGGCGACCGAGCTGCTCGGCCAGCACACGACGCGTGACCTCGTCGACGAGCGTGAGTTCGCCGAGGGAGTGCTGGAAATCCTGAACATGGAGGACGACGACGGCGAGACCCTGCGCGCCGAAGACGTCCTCACCGCTTCGGAACTGGCCGAGCGCCACGGCGAACGCGACACTCGCGCGCTCGCCGAGCGGGCGGCCTCGGACCGGGACTGGACGTACGGACACGTCGTCGTCGACGAGGCGCAGGAACTGTCCGAAATGGACTGGCGGATGCTGATGCGGCGGTGCCCGCGCCGGTCCTTCACGATCGTCGGCGACCTGGCCCAGCGCGAGTCACCGGCCGGCGCGCGCGACTGGGGCGACATGCTCGCGCCACACGTCCACGACCGGTGGGAGTACCGCGCGCTGACGACGAACTACCGCACCCCCGCCGAGATCATGGCGGTCGCCGCCGAGGTGCTCGCCGAGGTCGACCCGGCGGCTCGTCCGCCACGTTCCGTGCGCGCCAAGGGGATTCGGCCGTGGGCTCGGCAGGTCTCGGATTTGGGCGCGGCCGTCGCGCGGGCGGTACGGGAAACCTCAGGGTCGGTGGCGGTGATCGCGCCGGCCGGCGTGGACGTCGGGCTGCCGACGATGACGCCGCGCGAGTCGAAGGGGCTCGAGTTCGACTCGGTGATCGTGGTGGAGCCCGCGCAGATCGGGTCGGCTTCGGACCTGTACGTCGCGCTCACGCGGGCGACGCAGCGGCTGGGCGTCGTGCACACGGGTCCGCTGCCCGCGACGCTGCGCGGACTGGAGCCGCGCCACGACATGGTGCCGGGCCGCTGGGCCTGGTGA
- a CDS encoding NAD(P)/FAD-dependent oxidoreductase has translation MTSFLPSRRHIRTSNITTTPHLDALKDAAPHPFWFDNQTAPEPCSALTSDTTTDLVIIGGGYTGLWAALQAKENDPSLDVVLIEADTCGSAASGRNGGFCASSLTHGILNGIDRFEKEMPELEKQGLANLDEIEAAVKQYGIDCDFQRSGELDVATEPWQLDELARSAMLAEALGHDVELLDAAETRAQVNSPTYLGSLYMPRSVAMLDPARLAWGLREACLSLGVRIYEWTKALELDEARNGIEVRTPYGKVHAARGILATNGFPPLLKRLKNYIVPVYDYVLVTEPLTQAQLDSIGWKARQGVGDSANQFHYYRLTEDNRILWGGYDAIYYYGGPVRSELTLRPDTYAVLTDHFFETFPQLAGVKFTHRWGGVIDTCSRFCPFVGTAMGGRLGYALGFTGLGVGATRFAAGALLDQLYGRYTDRSRLHLMNSKPLPLPPEPFRWIGIQLTRWSLNRADANSGRRNLWLRTLDRCGLGFDS, from the coding sequence ATGACCAGCTTTCTGCCGTCGCGCCGTCATATCCGCACTTCGAATATCACCACCACCCCGCATTTGGACGCGTTGAAAGACGCCGCACCGCACCCATTCTGGTTCGACAACCAAACGGCGCCGGAGCCTTGTTCCGCGCTGACCTCGGACACCACGACGGATCTCGTCATCATCGGCGGCGGCTACACCGGGCTCTGGGCGGCGTTGCAGGCCAAGGAAAACGATCCGTCGCTCGACGTCGTGCTGATCGAAGCCGACACCTGCGGCTCGGCCGCGTCCGGCCGTAACGGCGGCTTCTGCGCGTCCAGTCTCACGCACGGAATCCTCAACGGAATCGACCGTTTCGAAAAGGAAATGCCCGAGCTGGAAAAGCAAGGGCTTGCCAATCTCGACGAAATCGAAGCGGCCGTCAAACAGTACGGCATCGACTGCGATTTCCAGCGGTCCGGCGAGCTGGACGTCGCGACCGAGCCGTGGCAGCTCGACGAACTCGCCCGCTCGGCCATGCTCGCCGAGGCGCTCGGCCACGACGTCGAGCTGCTCGACGCCGCCGAGACCCGCGCACAGGTCAACTCCCCGACCTACCTCGGCTCGCTGTACATGCCGCGCAGTGTCGCGATGCTCGATCCCGCGCGCCTCGCCTGGGGCCTGCGCGAGGCGTGCCTGAGCCTCGGCGTCCGCATCTACGAGTGGACCAAGGCGCTGGAACTCGACGAGGCCCGCAACGGCATCGAGGTCCGCACGCCGTACGGCAAGGTGCACGCGGCTCGCGGAATCCTTGCCACGAACGGGTTTCCGCCGCTTCTCAAGCGACTCAAGAACTACATCGTGCCCGTGTACGACTACGTGCTCGTCACCGAGCCGCTCACGCAGGCGCAGCTCGACAGCATCGGCTGGAAGGCGAGACAAGGCGTCGGCGACTCGGCCAACCAGTTCCACTACTACCGCCTCACCGAGGACAACCGCATCCTCTGGGGCGGTTACGACGCGATCTACTACTACGGCGGCCCGGTTCGCAGCGAACTCACTCTGCGGCCGGACACCTACGCCGTGCTCACCGACCACTTCTTCGAGACGTTCCCGCAGCTCGCGGGCGTGAAGTTCACGCACAGGTGGGGCGGGGTGATCGACACCTGCAGCCGGTTCTGCCCCTTCGTCGGCACCGCGATGGGCGGACGGCTCGGCTACGCGCTCGGCTTCACCGGCCTCGGCGTCGGCGCGACACGCTTCGCCGCGGGCGCGCTGCTCGACCAGCTCTACGGCCGCTACACCGACCGTTCGCGGCTGCACCTGATGAACTCGAAGCCGTTGCCGCTGCCGCCGGAGCCGTTCCGCTGGATCGGGATTCAGCTGACCAGGTGGTCGCTCAACCGGGCCGACGCCAACAGCGGCCGCCGCAACCTCTGGCTGCGGACGCTCGACCGCTGCGGTCTTGGCTTCGATTCCTAG
- a CDS encoding APC family permease — protein sequence MAETVLTKVEAPEGKGLRSGALNMMSSVVIGMSSTAPAYSIAATLGLIVLAGTGFKAASLVLLAFIPVLFVAFAFRELNSVEPDCGTNFTWATRAFGSRVGWLTGWVVTVAQLLVMTSQSAISGKYTLLLFGADELANNRVVTTAVGVLWLILLCYLCFRGIEISARVQWVLLAVELVVLAVFSVVALVRVFNGSAGDQATTPSWSWLWPSGIGFSSFVSAVLLAVFIYWGWESSVSVNEESADPKRGPGKAAVLSTVLLVVNYLLVTIAALSFAGVGTDGIGLGNEKNADDVLAGLGDAVFGSSGFGAVMGFLLVISVLTSAAAASQATVMPAARTMLSMASHGALPKSFAKVHPRFQTPSVSTWAFGLVSFVLYVGLSLWSDNILSDSVDAVGLTIAIEYTATALACVWVFRKTLFASVRNFFLRGVFPFVGGIFFAVILVAALIEYAKPDAGETTVFGIGGPAVIGVVAIFLGVPLMLAIHRACRDFFAGRRLPRGFVRGDDASITPKGS from the coding sequence ATGGCTGAGACGGTACTGACGAAGGTCGAAGCGCCCGAGGGCAAAGGCCTGCGATCCGGCGCGCTGAACATGATGTCCTCGGTGGTCATCGGCATGTCGTCGACGGCGCCCGCCTACTCGATCGCCGCCACGCTCGGCCTGATCGTGCTCGCCGGCACCGGCTTCAAGGCCGCGTCGCTGGTGCTGCTCGCGTTCATCCCGGTGCTGTTCGTGGCGTTCGCGTTCCGCGAGCTGAATTCGGTCGAACCGGACTGCGGCACCAACTTCACCTGGGCGACGCGCGCGTTCGGCAGCCGCGTCGGCTGGCTGACCGGCTGGGTGGTGACGGTCGCGCAGCTGCTGGTGATGACCAGCCAGTCCGCCATCTCCGGCAAGTACACGCTGCTGCTGTTCGGCGCCGACGAGCTGGCCAACAACCGCGTGGTGACGACCGCGGTCGGCGTGCTCTGGCTGATCTTGCTGTGCTATCTGTGCTTCCGCGGCATCGAGATCTCGGCGCGGGTGCAGTGGGTGCTGCTGGCCGTCGAACTGGTCGTGCTCGCCGTGTTCTCGGTGGTCGCGCTGGTCCGCGTGTTCAACGGCTCCGCCGGTGACCAGGCGACGACGCCGTCGTGGAGCTGGCTGTGGCCGTCCGGCATCGGCTTCTCGTCGTTCGTCTCGGCGGTGCTGCTGGCCGTGTTCATCTACTGGGGCTGGGAAAGCTCCGTCTCGGTGAACGAGGAGTCGGCCGACCCGAAGCGCGGCCCTGGCAAGGCGGCGGTGCTGTCCACCGTGCTGCTGGTGGTCAACTACCTGCTCGTGACGATCGCCGCGCTGTCGTTCGCGGGCGTCGGCACGGACGGCATCGGCCTCGGCAACGAGAAGAACGCCGACGACGTGCTCGCCGGGCTCGGCGACGCCGTGTTCGGGTCGAGCGGATTCGGCGCGGTGATGGGCTTCCTGCTGGTCATCTCGGTGTTGACCAGCGCGGCGGCCGCTTCACAGGCGACCGTGATGCCCGCCGCGCGCACGATGCTCTCGATGGCGAGCCACGGCGCGCTGCCGAAGTCGTTCGCGAAGGTGCACCCGAGGTTCCAGACGCCGTCGGTGTCGACGTGGGCGTTCGGGCTCGTGTCCTTCGTGCTCTACGTCGGTTTGTCGCTGTGGAGCGACAACATCCTGTCCGACTCGGTCGACGCGGTCGGCCTGACGATCGCGATCGAGTACACCGCGACGGCGCTGGCGTGCGTCTGGGTGTTCCGCAAGACGTTGTTCGCGAGCGTGCGGAACTTCTTCCTGCGCGGGGTCTTCCCGTTCGTCGGCGGGATCTTCTTCGCGGTGATCCTGGTGGCCGCGCTGATCGAGTACGCGAAGCCGGACGCGGGCGAGACGACGGTGTTCGGCATCGGCGGGCCCGCGGTGATCGGCGTGGTGGCGATCTTCCTCGGGGTGCCGCTGATGCTGGCGATCCACCGCGCCTGCCGCGACTTCTTCGCGGGCCGCCGCCTGCCGCGCGGCTTCGTGCGCGGCGACGACGCCTCGATCACGCCGAAGGGGTCGTGA
- a CDS encoding NAD(P)/FAD-dependent oxidoreductase: MYDVIVVGARCAGSITALLFARNGYRVLLLDRARFPRDTLSTHYLHQPAIAKLRDWGLLDAITATGCPPLDQAVYQVGSLRVEGCSEPVDGIEAAYAPRRHLLDEILVRAAVEAGAELREGTSVEALLTENDRVTGVRCGGHDERAQLVVGADGMRSTVADLVKAPLTVEDPTLSCVYYAYWLDLPAKFEVYEAEGSAAGTIPTNDGATLVATYFPQADFDRVRADAETAYLENIRRTSPELFERVSAGRRVERLRGTGDQRNYFRQAAGPGWVLVGDAGHHKDSITARGISDAFTQAELLVTAIGEDLYDDGETRRALEWFGKQRDRLLAEIYQTTLVTARLSVDHERVELLRELTATPAGARRYFSTVAGVCSVNELYALERAS; the protein is encoded by the coding sequence GTGTACGACGTCATCGTCGTAGGTGCCCGCTGTGCCGGATCGATCACCGCGCTTCTGTTCGCCCGCAACGGATATCGCGTACTGCTGCTCGACCGCGCCCGCTTCCCGCGCGACACCCTGTCCACGCACTACCTGCACCAGCCCGCCATCGCGAAACTCCGCGACTGGGGCCTGCTCGACGCCATCACCGCCACCGGCTGCCCACCGCTCGACCAGGCCGTCTACCAGGTCGGCTCACTGCGGGTCGAGGGCTGCTCCGAGCCGGTCGACGGCATCGAGGCCGCGTACGCGCCCCGCCGCCACCTGCTCGACGAGATCCTCGTGCGCGCCGCCGTCGAAGCGGGCGCCGAGTTGCGCGAAGGCACCTCGGTCGAGGCACTGCTCACCGAAAACGACCGCGTGACCGGCGTCCGCTGCGGCGGCCACGACGAACGCGCCCAGCTCGTCGTCGGCGCCGACGGCATGCGCTCGACCGTAGCCGACCTGGTCAAAGCCCCACTGACCGTCGAAGATCCGACGCTGTCCTGCGTCTACTACGCCTACTGGCTCGACCTGCCGGCCAAGTTCGAGGTCTACGAGGCCGAGGGCAGCGCGGCGGGCACCATCCCGACCAACGACGGCGCCACCCTCGTCGCGACCTACTTCCCGCAGGCCGACTTCGACCGGGTCCGCGCCGACGCCGAAACCGCCTACCTCGAGAACATCCGCCGCACCTCGCCCGAGCTGTTCGAGCGTGTCTCGGCGGGGCGTCGTGTCGAACGCCTGCGCGGCACCGGCGACCAGCGCAACTACTTCCGCCAAGCCGCGGGCCCAGGCTGGGTGCTGGTCGGCGACGCGGGGCACCACAAGGACTCCATCACCGCCCGCGGCATCAGTGACGCCTTCACCCAGGCCGAGCTGCTGGTCACCGCGATCGGTGAAGACCTGTACGACGACGGCGAGACCCGCCGCGCGCTGGAGTGGTTCGGCAAGCAGCGTGACCGGCTGCTCGCCGAGATCTATCAGACGACATTGGTGACGGCTCGGCTGAGCGTCGACCACGAGCGCGTCGAACTGCTGCGTGAGCTGACCGCCACCCCGGCAGGCGCGCGCCGCTACTTCTCCACCGTGGCCGGCGTCTGCTCGGTCAATGAGCTCTACGCCTTGGAGCGGGCCTCATGA
- a CDS encoding Lrp/AsnC family transcriptional regulator, translated as MAEERDGEPRTPRGLDETDRTLISLLQRDGRASFTALAKAVGLSEGAVRQRVQRLLRDGTMQIVAVTDPLDVDLARQAMVGIKVSGDLHAVAERLSALADVHYVVLCAGGFDILIEVICRDDDHLLQVLNDDIRGIDGIVSTETFVYLKLAKQTYAWGALTR; from the coding sequence ATGGCCGAGGAACGGGACGGCGAACCGCGCACCCCACGTGGTCTCGACGAGACCGACCGCACGCTGATCTCACTACTCCAGCGTGACGGCCGGGCCTCGTTCACCGCGTTGGCCAAGGCCGTCGGCCTCTCGGAGGGCGCGGTCCGCCAACGCGTCCAGCGCCTGCTGCGCGACGGCACGATGCAGATCGTCGCCGTCACCGACCCGCTCGACGTCGACCTCGCCCGCCAGGCCATGGTCGGCATCAAGGTCAGCGGCGACCTCCACGCCGTCGCCGAGCGCCTCTCCGCACTCGCCGACGTCCACTACGTCGTGCTCTGCGCCGGCGGCTTCGACATCCTGATCGAGGTCATCTGCCGCGACGACGACCACCTGCTCCAGGTGCTCAACGACGACATCCGCGGCATCGACGGCATCGTCAGCACCGAGACCTTCGTCTATCTCAAGCTCGCCAAGCAGACCTACGCCTGGGGCGCCCTGACCCGCTGA
- a CDS encoding non-ribosomal peptide synthetase produces MKIHDLVTAAPPDAIALRQGEEAITYRELLAEADEIAGRLPVRASDVVAVSLPASPRLIATLLAILSLDAVYTVIPPDWPSARAGQVLDQTRARVHIAAETVLREVDAEPVDGCCVFFTSGSTGRPKAVLATHAGVLRVAFDPLLAFSARTSMLQAAATAWDIFAMEVWAPLVHGGTVVLGTGSQFDLSWVRDGIARGVNTVFLTASLFNLVAEDDLDGLAGLEVLMSGGERASVKHWAIVAERHPGIRLLHGYGPAEATIATTFGRVRHPVPAELPIGRPIAETEIFVLDKALRPVERGMPGEIAIGGSGLAVGYLYDDAETARRFRELRQGRVYLTGDIATENPDGSYTFVGRRDRQLKISGVRVEPSEIERVIGDLPGVGSVAVIPADGGLAAFYTTVSADAPDETTARQAVADALPSPFVPGRVFRLAELPVTETGKLDHTRLAAILAEGVPTPSHSPDSGLVAEILRWLAETAHLPADADTDIFAAGATSVTAIRLAHALTQSTGRAIPAPTIFRHRTPAAIANALTGPG; encoded by the coding sequence ATGAAGATCCACGATCTGGTCACCGCGGCACCTCCCGACGCGATCGCGCTCCGCCAGGGCGAAGAGGCGATCACCTATCGCGAACTACTGGCCGAAGCCGACGAAATCGCGGGCCGACTACCCGTGCGGGCGAGCGACGTGGTCGCCGTCAGCCTGCCCGCTTCGCCGCGCCTCATCGCCACTCTGCTCGCGATCCTTTCGCTGGACGCCGTCTACACCGTCATCCCGCCGGACTGGCCGTCCGCCCGCGCGGGCCAGGTACTCGACCAGACCAGGGCGCGCGTCCACATCGCCGCCGAAACGGTGCTGCGCGAGGTCGACGCCGAGCCCGTCGACGGCTGTTGCGTCTTCTTCACCTCGGGCAGCACCGGCCGCCCCAAAGCCGTCCTCGCGACCCACGCGGGCGTCCTGCGCGTCGCGTTCGACCCGCTTTTGGCGTTCAGCGCACGGACTTCCATGCTCCAGGCGGCCGCCACGGCCTGGGACATCTTCGCGATGGAGGTCTGGGCGCCGCTCGTGCACGGCGGCACGGTCGTGCTCGGCACCGGCTCCCAGTTCGACCTCTCCTGGGTCCGCGACGGCATCGCCCGCGGCGTCAACACGGTGTTCCTGACCGCGTCACTGTTCAACCTCGTCGCCGAGGACGACCTCGACGGCCTCGCCGGGCTCGAAGTCCTGATGTCCGGCGGCGAACGCGCCTCGGTCAAGCACTGGGCCATCGTCGCCGAACGCCACCCCGGCATCCGGCTCCTGCACGGCTACGGCCCGGCCGAAGCCACGATCGCCACGACGTTCGGCCGCGTCAGGCATCCGGTGCCCGCCGAGCTGCCGATTGGCCGTCCCATCGCGGAGACCGAGATCTTCGTGCTGGACAAGGCTTTGCGTCCCGTCGAGCGAGGCATGCCCGGCGAGATCGCCATCGGCGGATCCGGCCTCGCGGTCGGCTACCTCTACGACGACGCCGAGACCGCGCGAAGATTCCGCGAGCTGCGACAGGGCCGCGTCTACCTGACCGGCGATATCGCCACTGAGAATCCCGACGGCAGCTACACCTTCGTCGGCCGACGCGACCGCCAGCTCAAGATTTCGGGCGTTCGCGTCGAACCGAGCGAGATCGAACGCGTCATCGGCGACCTGCCCGGCGTCGGCAGCGTGGCCGTCATCCCCGCCGACGGTGGCCTCGCTGCCTTCTACACCACGGTTTCCGCCGACGCACCCGACGAAACCACCGCACGCCAAGCGGTCGCGGACGCGTTGCCGTCGCCTTTCGTGCCAGGCAGGGTCTTCCGCCTCGCCGAACTGCCGGTGACGGAGACCGGCAAGCTCGACCACACCCGCCTGGCGGCCATCCTCGCCGAGGGCGTCCCCACGCCGTCACACTCGCCCGACTCAGGCCTGGTCGCCGAGATTCTCCGCTGGCTGGCGGAAACCGCCCACCTGCCGGCCGACGCCGACACCGACATCTTCGCGGCGGGCGCCACCTCGGTCACGGCGATCCGCCTTGCCCACGCCCTCACCCAGTCCACGGGCCGCGCGATACCGGCACCCACGATCTTCCGCCACCGCACACCCGCCGCCATCGCCAACGCCCTCACCGGACCGGGATAA